A genome region from Nocardia sp. NBC_01730 includes the following:
- a CDS encoding isocitrate lyase/PEP mutase family protein, protein MTRTEIFHALHHRDEPLVLPNAWDFGSAAMLAAEGFPAIGTTSLGVAAAAGLADGTGVTGDETLALARRLARLPVPVTVDIEGGFSDSPATVAEYVGRLAEFGIAGVNLEDGRADTALTGPEHQAELISAIKARSPELFVNARVDTYWLNLEHGATLARAERYTAAGADGIFVPGLADPDEIGRFVTAIPVPVNILFSATGPSIATLAELGVRRISTGSLLYRAALTAAVDVARAVRDSTPVTTGVPSYREIRAITQPDS, encoded by the coding sequence ATGACCAGAACCGAGATATTCCATGCGCTGCATCACCGCGACGAGCCGCTGGTCCTGCCGAATGCCTGGGACTTCGGTTCGGCGGCGATGCTTGCGGCCGAAGGCTTTCCGGCGATCGGCACCACCAGCCTCGGAGTGGCCGCCGCGGCGGGGCTCGCCGACGGCACCGGGGTCACCGGCGACGAAACCCTCGCGTTGGCGCGACGACTCGCCAGGCTGCCGGTGCCGGTGACCGTCGACATCGAGGGTGGGTTCAGCGACAGTCCGGCCACCGTCGCCGAATACGTCGGACGGCTGGCCGAATTCGGTATCGCCGGAGTGAATCTGGAGGACGGCCGGGCGGACACCGCGCTGACCGGACCAGAACATCAGGCCGAGCTGATCTCCGCGATCAAGGCACGTTCGCCGGAGTTGTTCGTCAATGCCCGCGTCGACACCTACTGGTTGAACCTCGAGCACGGTGCCACCCTCGCCCGCGCCGAGCGGTACACCGCCGCCGGCGCCGACGGCATCTTCGTCCCCGGCCTGGCCGATCCGGACGAGATCGGCCGGTTCGTCACCGCGATCCCCGTACCCGTCAACATCCTCTTCTCGGCGACCGGGCCGTCGATCGCGACGCTCGCCGAGCTCGGTGTCCGCCGGATCAGTACCGGCTCACTGCTGTACCGCGCTGCCTTGACGGCAGCCGTCGACGTCGCGCGCGCGGTGCGCGACAGTACGCCCGTCACCACAGGGGTTCCGAGCTACCGCGAGATTCGCGCCATCACCCAACCCGACTCGTGA
- a CDS encoding pyridoxamine 5'-phosphate oxidase family protein, producing MTTWSAFVEEAPRVAEIFTRRHRAAGNLCMLGTLRSDGFPRISPIEPRVFEGMLVIAGMPGTTKFRDLARDPRFCLHTATVDTNVSDGDAKLFGTVVDLPDKEVHARFAQKLFDDSGFDIRGQEFDHFYIADLTGASTVEVVVDHLDITIWKPGAGERVVRKH from the coding sequence ATGACCACTTGGAGCGCATTCGTCGAAGAAGCCCCCCGCGTCGCCGAGATCTTCACCCGCAGGCACCGGGCCGCGGGCAATCTCTGCATGCTCGGGACCCTCCGTTCCGACGGATTCCCGCGGATCAGTCCGATCGAGCCGAGGGTCTTCGAGGGGATGCTCGTGATCGCCGGTATGCCGGGGACGACCAAGTTCCGTGATCTGGCCCGTGATCCGCGGTTCTGCCTGCATACCGCCACCGTCGACACGAATGTGTCCGACGGTGACGCCAAACTCTTCGGCACCGTCGTCGACCTTCCGGACAAGGAGGTGCACGCCCGCTTCGCCCAGAAACTCTTCGACGACAGCGGGTTCGACATCCGAGGCCAGGAGTTCGACCACTTCTACATCGCCGATCTCACCGGCGCCTCGACGGTGGAAGTCGTCGTCGACCACCTCGACATCACCATCTGGAAGCCGGGCGCGGGTGAGCGCGTGGTGCGCAAGCACTGA
- a CDS encoding helix-turn-helix transcriptional regulator, with protein sequence MRASRLIQLLLLLQTRGRTTAPELAEKLEVSVRTVYRDIEALSAAGVPVYSEPGRGGGVQLVDGYRTRLTGLTTEEADAVLLAGLPSAAADLGLGTVLATAQLKVLAALPPELRGRATRIAERVHVDAPGWFHRPDETPTLATVADALWHDRRLHVRYGRKDKVVERHLDPLGLVLKAGTWYLVARGGSAVRSYRVGRILAAEPIIETFVRPVDFDLRAHWSDAADDFAHSMLRVRARCRIAATHLRLLRLMNDPVAVAEAMASAGPPDAEGWVEVVVPSESYEVLAHGILPLGEFLEVLEPAELRARLAATAAAMHARYSSA encoded by the coding sequence ATGCGGGCGAGTCGACTGATACAGCTGCTGTTGCTGCTGCAAACGCGGGGCCGTACCACCGCGCCGGAACTGGCCGAGAAACTGGAAGTGTCGGTGCGCACCGTCTACCGGGACATCGAAGCGCTCTCGGCGGCGGGCGTGCCGGTCTACAGCGAGCCTGGCCGCGGGGGTGGCGTGCAGCTGGTGGACGGCTACCGGACCCGGCTGACCGGACTGACCACCGAGGAGGCCGACGCGGTACTCCTGGCTGGATTACCCAGTGCCGCAGCCGATCTCGGGCTCGGCACCGTGCTGGCCACCGCGCAACTGAAGGTGCTCGCCGCATTGCCGCCCGAACTGCGTGGGCGCGCGACGCGCATCGCCGAGCGCGTGCACGTCGACGCACCGGGCTGGTTCCACCGTCCAGACGAGACGCCGACGCTCGCCACGGTCGCCGACGCGCTCTGGCACGACCGCAGGCTGCACGTGCGCTACGGCCGCAAGGACAAGGTTGTCGAACGCCACCTCGACCCGCTCGGCCTGGTCTTGAAGGCGGGCACCTGGTATCTCGTCGCACGCGGCGGATCGGCGGTCCGCTCCTACCGCGTCGGCCGGATTCTCGCCGCCGAGCCGATCATCGAGACCTTCGTCCGTCCCGTGGACTTCGATCTGCGGGCGCACTGGTCCGACGCCGCCGACGATTTCGCACACTCGATGCTGCGCGTCCGCGCGCGCTGCCGGATAGCGGCGACGCACCTGCGGCTGCTGCGACTGATGAACGATCCGGTCGCAGTCGCGGAGGCGATGGCGTCGGCGGGCCCGCCCGATGCCGAGGGGTGGGTGGAGGTGGTCGTGCCCTCGGAGTCCTACGAGGTGCTCGCGCACGGCATTCTGCCGCTCGGTGAATTCCTCGAGGTCCTCGAACCGGCCGAACTGCGCGCCCGGCTCGCGGCAACGGCCGCCGCCATGCACGCGCGCTACTCTAGCGCGTAG
- a CDS encoding helix-turn-helix transcriptional regulator: MLETSARLLKLLALLQTHRDWTGAELAERLGVTGRTVRRDIDRLRELGYPVHATRGAAGYRLGAGAALPPLLLDDDEAVAVAVGLRSASGGTVTGIEEASLRALTKLEQVLPPRLRHRVRTLRGATLRVAAPGATVPPDTLMAIAEACDRHERLRFDYHAHSGASSVRSVEPHTLVHFSRHWYLVAWDVDRADWRTFRADRITPRIPTGPRFSPRDPPEGDVAAYLSMRLSARSWPYQATVLLHSSAEDAADSVWPGIGVVEAVDDRSCRLHVGGESPEGLVWMITSVDIDFTLLTGPPELVGAIRAQATRCDRAVHDFPAP; this comes from the coding sequence ATGCTGGAAACCTCGGCGCGATTGCTCAAACTGCTGGCCCTGCTACAGACCCATCGCGACTGGACCGGTGCCGAACTGGCCGAACGGCTCGGCGTCACCGGACGCACGGTGCGCCGCGATATCGACCGGCTGCGCGAACTCGGCTACCCCGTGCACGCCACCAGAGGCGCCGCGGGCTATCGGCTCGGCGCGGGCGCCGCGCTGCCGCCGCTGCTACTCGACGACGACGAGGCTGTCGCAGTGGCGGTCGGCCTGCGCAGCGCCTCCGGCGGCACCGTGACCGGCATCGAGGAGGCATCGCTGCGGGCGCTGACGAAATTGGAACAGGTGCTCCCGCCACGGTTGCGCCACCGGGTCCGCACGCTGCGCGGCGCCACCCTGCGCGTCGCCGCGCCCGGCGCGACCGTCCCGCCGGACACGCTGATGGCCATCGCGGAGGCGTGCGATCGGCACGAACGCCTGCGGTTCGACTATCACGCACACAGCGGCGCGTCGAGCGTCCGCTCGGTCGAGCCGCACACCCTGGTGCATTTCAGCAGGCATTGGTACCTGGTCGCCTGGGACGTGGACCGCGCCGACTGGCGCACCTTCCGCGCCGACCGGATCACGCCACGAATCCCCACCGGGCCCCGGTTCTCGCCGCGCGATCCGCCGGAAGGTGATGTGGCCGCGTATCTTTCGATGCGATTGTCCGCCCGCTCGTGGCCCTATCAGGCGACGGTGCTGCTGCACAGCTCCGCCGAAGACGCCGCCGACAGCGTATGGCCCGGTATAGGTGTCGTGGAGGCCGTCGACGACCGCAGCTGCCGACTACACGTCGGCGGCGAGTCCCCCGAGGGACTGGTCTGGATGATCACCTCGGTCGACATCGATTTCACCCTGCTGACCGGTCCACCGGAACTGGTCGGCGCGATCCGTGCCCAGGCCACCCGCTGCGACCGTGCGGTGCACGACTTTCCGGCGCCGTAG
- a CDS encoding epoxide hydrolase family protein, with protein MSTEQDIRPFHIDIPQDRIDDLHHRLANTLWPDDLPGVGWDKGMRVAYLRPLAEYWHTEFDWRAAESRLNELPQFVTEIDGQQMHFLHVRSPEPDALPLLLNHGWPASFVEFLDVIGPLSDPRAHGGDPADAFHLVIPSLPGFAFSEVATAAGAGATEQFAEVVAKLMARLGYDRYGVHGGDAGFFVASRLGHIAGERLAGIHMSGPITIPGWDSGDAESWGGADESTTTGEQSWGGGESEYSPEDQAKLAALTGPESYSRYDYAMVQSTRPQTLAIGVHDSPVGLLSWITDLFRQYTNPAIELPEDAVGRDAMLTNISLYWFTRTFASSLRLYSESAAWGAPQQKSGVPTAAAIFPGSMSIRKLAENEHNIVRWTEFDRGGHFAAMEAPDLLTVDVREFFRSLR; from the coding sequence ATGAGCACCGAACAGGACATCCGCCCCTTCCACATCGACATCCCGCAGGACCGGATCGACGATCTGCACCACCGGCTCGCGAACACGCTGTGGCCGGACGACCTGCCCGGCGTCGGCTGGGACAAGGGTATGCGCGTGGCGTATCTGCGGCCGCTGGCCGAATATTGGCACACCGAATTCGATTGGCGCGCGGCGGAATCCCGGCTGAACGAGCTGCCGCAGTTCGTCACCGAGATCGACGGGCAGCAGATGCATTTCCTGCATGTCCGTTCGCCGGAGCCGGATGCGCTGCCGCTGCTGCTCAATCACGGCTGGCCGGCCTCGTTCGTCGAGTTCCTGGACGTGATCGGACCGCTGAGCGATCCGCGCGCGCACGGTGGTGACCCGGCGGACGCCTTCCACCTGGTGATCCCTTCGCTGCCCGGGTTCGCGTTCTCCGAGGTGGCAACCGCCGCCGGTGCGGGCGCGACCGAGCAGTTCGCGGAGGTGGTCGCGAAACTCATGGCGCGACTCGGTTACGACCGTTACGGCGTACACGGTGGCGACGCGGGCTTCTTCGTTGCGAGCCGACTGGGCCACATCGCGGGTGAGCGCCTCGCCGGGATCCACATGAGCGGACCGATCACCATCCCGGGATGGGACAGCGGCGACGCCGAATCCTGGGGTGGCGCAGACGAATCCACGACCACAGGCGAACAGTCCTGGGGCGGTGGCGAATCCGAGTACAGCCCCGAGGACCAGGCGAAGCTGGCCGCGTTGACCGGCCCGGAAAGCTATTCCCGCTACGACTACGCGATGGTGCAATCCACGCGGCCGCAGACGCTGGCGATCGGCGTGCACGACTCACCCGTGGGGCTGCTGTCCTGGATCACCGACCTGTTCCGGCAGTACACGAATCCGGCCATCGAACTGCCCGAGGACGCCGTGGGCAGGGACGCGATGCTGACCAACATCAGCCTCTACTGGTTCACCAGGACCTTCGCTTCGTCGCTGCGGCTCTACAGCGAGTCCGCGGCGTGGGGCGCGCCGCAGCAGAAGTCCGGCGTGCCGACCGCGGCGGCGATCTTCCCCGGCAGCATGTCCATCCGCAAGCTCGCCGAAAACGAGCACAACATCGTGCGGTGGACCGAATTCGACCGCGGCGGGCATTTCGCGGCGATGGAGGCACCGGATCTGCTGACCGTGGACGTGCGGGAGTTCTTCCGGTCGCTGCGCTGA